A genomic region of Dermacentor andersoni chromosome 9, qqDerAnde1_hic_scaffold, whole genome shotgun sequence contains the following coding sequences:
- the LOC126528140 gene encoding uncharacterized protein produces the protein MADEDDGGVNRVWLRGFLRGVDCRPLQFRDALGTTLVCNLCGLVARRTASLPCSHVFCEHCLDHCSDGASDNDRRCILDRDVFDLGTVVWSDTRPIDVVKAKVRCWNARYGCDFTGPLRGLLDHFEQDCSFHAVTCPRCQGTQLRSKLADHYRGGCVAPPTSTTRRSHQLASDSAPGGGRHAVPHAPIQDTLAAFESKMNELLEHTRALGTRTSLLQADMSNAREVLARLVPEAATGEGVGLLRGSSSVDTSAARANRVTASGREATSATSARPRPLSCFSMLRKRKCTLSVAFRKGDAVDSADAALSSPLDPEVWTTRCETPDGTCNAKLVLMEENSALSVYGAADQCVDMLNPWVLRSASLARPRKLFPLGGGQLLTPTWVVSRQSRASLLDEGFDRFRSYPFEELCGRGFFSDRDEEVVVLTVKLVRKFDMF, from the exons ATGGCGGACGAGGACGACGGGGGCGTGAACCGCGTCTGGCTTCGCGGCTTTCTTCGCGGCGTCGACTGCCGACCGCTGCAGTTTAGGGACGCGCTTGGAACGACGCTGGTGTGCAACCTGTGCGGACTGGTCGCCCGCCGAACGGCCTCGCTCCCGTGCTCGCACGTCTTTTGCGAGCACTGCTTGGACCACTGCAGCGACGGTGCCTCCGACAACGACAGGCGGTGCATTCTCGACCGGGATGTCTTCGATCTCGGCACTGTAGTATGGAGCGACACCCGGCCGATTGACGTCGTCAAGGCCAAG GTGAGATGTTGGAACGCGAGGTACGGGTGCGACTTCACTGGCCCACTGCGAGGTCTGCTGGATCACTTCGAGCAGGACTGCTCTTTCCACGCGGTCACTTGCCCGCGCTGTCAGGGCACGCAACTGCGCTCGAAGCTGGCGGACCATTACCGCGGTGGATGCGTGGCGCCTCCCACCTCCACCACcaggcggagccaccaacttgcaAGCGACAGCGCTCCTGGCGGTGGACGACACGCTGTGCCACATGCTCCCATACAAGACACTCTTGCGG CGTTCGAGTCTAAGATGAACGAGCTACTGGAACACACGCGAGCACTGGGCACCCGCACGTCGCTTCTTCAGGCTGACATGAGCAACGCCAGGGAGGTTCTGGCGAGGCTGGTCCCCGAAGCTGCGACCGGAGAAGGCGTCGGCCTGTTGCGTGGCAGTTCTTCCGTCGATACCTCGGCAGCTCGGGCGAACCGAGTAACGGCCTCCGGACGCGAAGCCACCTCTGCTACGAGCGCGAGGCCTCGACCATTGTCTTGTTTCTCCATGCTTCGCAAACGTAAGTGCACCTTGAGCGTCGCGTTTAGAAAAGGCGACGCCGTAGACTCTGCCGATGCCGCGCTGTCGTCGCCGCTGGACCCGGAGGTGTGGACGACCCGATGCGAGACTCCAGACGGCACGTGTAACGCCAAGCTGGTCCTGATGGAGGAGAACTCCGCCCTGAGTGTCTACGGGGCCGCCGACCAGTGCGTAGACATGTTGAACCCTTGGGTCCTGCGTTCGGCGTCACTGGCGAGACCGCGTAAGCTGTTCCCGCTGGGAGGTGGTCAGCTGCTGACACCTACGTGGGTGGTGTCGCGTCAGAGCCGGGCCTCTTTGCTCGACGAAGGATTCGACAGGTTCCGGTCGTACCCGTTCGAAGAACTGTGCGGGCGTGGGTTCTTTTCCGACAGGGACGAGGAGGTCGTGGTCCTGACCGTCAAGTTGGTGCGCAAGTTTGACATGTTTTAA